The genome window GATGCGGGTATAGCCGCCATTGCGACCGCCGTAATCCTGCGGCGCGAAGCTGAAGAGTTTGCGCATGGCATCCTTACTGGCCAGTTTCGAGAGGGCCATACGCCGGGCGTGCGGCGTATCCTCGCGGGCGATCGTAATGAGCCGCTCCATCTCCGGCTGTACGGCCCTGGCTTTGGCAACCGTCGTCGTAATCTTGCGATGTTCAATCAGCGCAATCATCAAATTGCGGTACAGCGCCTTACGGTGCTCATAGGAGCGCCCCAGCAGCTTACCTGCATGTCGGTGTCGCATCGCGCGTCCTCGCTACTCACTCGCGACAATCGTCGGGCGCGGGATAAAGCCGCGCTCGGTCAGCTTCTCGCGGATCTCTTCCATTGACTTCTGGCCCAGATTGCGCACCGAGAGCAGGGCCTTCTCGTCCATCTGCAACACCTGTCCCACGCGGGTAATATCGGCGCGTTTGAGACAGTTGTAGGTGCGTGTTGAGAGATCAAGCTCTTCAATCGGCGTATCGTACACCTCCGCCGGGATGGTCAGCCCATTCGGCGCGGGAGGCGCCTCGGGCTCAACCGCCAGCCGGTTGAAGTCGGCAATGGTCTGGCTGTATTGTACCAACACCTGAGCGGCCTGGCTCAGGGCATCCCCCGGCTTCAAGGTCCCATCGGTCCAGACCTCGATCAGCAGGCGGTCGAAGTCCGTAGCCTGACCGATACGGGTATTCTCAACCAGATAGTTCACCCGTGGCACGGGGGTAAACATCGCGTCCACGGGGATTTCGCCCAGCGGCAACATCGGGCGCTCGTCGGCGGCGAGGTACCCGCGTCCGCGTTCGATGGTCAATTCAAGTTCGAGCCGGGCATCCTCGCTCTCAAGGGTGCAGAGGTAATGATGCGGATTCACCACCTCACATTCCGCGGGCAGATCAATGTCTTCGGCGAGCACCTGGCCGGCGCCGC of Chloroflexaceae bacterium contains these proteins:
- a CDS encoding DNA-directed RNA polymerase subunit alpha, which translates into the protein MLDIAMPKIEVVESADNYGRFKIEPLDPGYGHTLGNALRRVLLSAIPGGAITKIRIDGELHNFAAIQGMREDITDLVLNIKGVRVRSSATGPVTALLRKRGAGQVLAEDIDLPAECEVVNPHHYLCTLESEDARLELELTIERGRGYLAADERPMLPLGEIPVDAMFTPVPRVNYLVENTRIGQATDFDRLLIEVWTDGTLKPGDALSQAAQVLVQYSQTIADFNRLAVEPEAPPAPNGLTIPAEVYDTPIEELDLSTRTYNCLKRADITRVGQVLQMDEKALLSVRNLGQKSMEEIREKLTERGFIPRPTIVASE
- the rplQ gene encoding 50S ribosomal protein L17, with the translated sequence MRHRHAGKLLGRSYEHRKALYRNLMIALIEHRKITTTVAKARAVQPEMERLITIAREDTPHARRMALSKLASKDAMRKLFSFAPQDYGGRNGGYTRITKIGPRRGDGAEMAIIELV